A genome region from Crossiella equi includes the following:
- a CDS encoding YbaB/EbfC family nucleoid-associated protein has product MFDFDAENAELEARNAQLRDRVDDMMRDLQEKTQGLRDAQAAMAAVVGRASSPDGVVTATVDPSGLLTGLELSPRAFERVTPESLARTITGVVREAAADARAQVEEHLAPLATDAEPMLDLPDLLPGAPSLHDLLRVQPVEDVTENTKPRHRQPESDDDEDGYGSVFRKDGW; this is encoded by the coding sequence ATGTTCGACTTCGACGCCGAGAACGCCGAGCTGGAGGCGCGCAACGCCCAGCTGCGCGACCGCGTCGACGACATGATGCGCGACCTCCAGGAGAAGACCCAGGGCCTGCGCGACGCCCAGGCCGCCATGGCCGCGGTCGTGGGTCGGGCCAGCTCACCCGATGGTGTGGTAACGGCCACAGTGGACCCGAGCGGTCTGCTCACCGGCCTGGAGCTCTCCCCCCGCGCCTTCGAGCGCGTCACCCCGGAGAGCCTGGCCCGCACGATCACCGGCGTGGTCCGCGAGGCCGCCGCCGACGCCCGGGCACAGGTCGAGGAGCACCTCGCCCCGCTGGCCACCGACGCCGAACCGATGCTCGACCTGCCGGACCTGCTCCCCGGCGCGCCGTCACTGCACGACCTGCTCCGGGTCCAGCCGGTCGAGGACGTGACGGAGAACACGAAACCGAGGCACCGCCAGCCGGAGTCCGATGACGACGAGGACGGCTACGGATCGGTGTTCCGGAAGGACGGTTGGTGA
- the rpsL gene encoding 30S ribosomal protein S12 — protein MPTIQQLVRKGRQDKVTKTKTAALKGSPQRRGVCTRVYTTTPKKPNSALRKVARVKLSSQIEVTAYIPGEGHNLQEHSMVLVRGGRVKDLPGVRYKIVRGSLDTQGVKNRKQARSRYGAKKEKS, from the coding sequence ATGCCCACGATCCAGCAGTTGGTCCGCAAGGGCCGACAGGACAAGGTCACGAAGACCAAGACCGCGGCGCTCAAGGGGAGCCCGCAGCGGCGCGGTGTGTGCACCCGCGTCTACACCACTACCCCGAAGAAGCCGAACTCGGCGCTGCGCAAGGTCGCTCGCGTGAAGCTGTCCAGCCAGATCGAGGTCACGGCTTACATCCCCGGTGAGGGGCACAACCTGCAGGAGCACTCGATGGTGCTCGTGCGTGGCGGTCGTGTGAAGGACCTCCCGGGCGTTCGCTACAAGATCGTTCGCGGTTCTCTCGACACCCAGGGTGTGAAGAACCGCAAGCAGGCGCGCAGCCGCTACGGCGCGAAGAAGGAGAAGAGCTAA